In Terriglobales bacterium, a single window of DNA contains:
- a CDS encoding glycosyltransferase family 2 protein, translating to MSQDQARVSVVIPTHNEAQSIGRVLADLPADIVTEVLVVDSNSTDGTPEIASKMGARVIHEPRRGYGRACLTGLAAANSPDVVVFLDGDYSDRPGELPLLLTPIIDGRADITLGSRLGEQRIPGALPWHQAFGNRLAASLIRLLYGVRISDLGPFRAGRADVLRRLELQENTYGWAVEMILKGTLAGFRIVEVPVSYYPRIGKSKISGTLKGTVGAAWFILSLIVRYYFRHRRAGVPRPA from the coding sequence TTGAGCCAGGATCAAGCGCGCGTGTCGGTGGTCATTCCTACGCACAACGAAGCGCAGTCCATCGGCCGCGTCTTAGCTGATCTCCCGGCCGATATTGTCACTGAGGTTCTGGTTGTAGACAGCAATTCAACTGACGGGACTCCCGAGATCGCCTCAAAGATGGGCGCCCGCGTCATCCACGAACCTCGTCGCGGATACGGTCGCGCCTGTTTGACCGGACTGGCTGCTGCAAACAGCCCCGACGTTGTAGTGTTCCTCGATGGCGATTACAGCGATCGACCAGGTGAGCTGCCACTTCTCTTGACTCCGATCATTGACGGCCGTGCCGATATCACACTCGGTTCTCGCCTCGGCGAGCAGCGCATTCCCGGGGCGTTGCCGTGGCATCAGGCGTTTGGAAATCGCCTCGCGGCCAGCCTGATCAGGCTTCTGTACGGCGTGAGGATCAGTGACCTCGGGCCGTTCCGCGCCGGTCGAGCAGATGTCCTTCGCCGGCTTGAGCTCCAGGAGAACACCTACGGCTGGGCGGTTGAAATGATTCTAAAAGGAACGCTTGCGGGATTCCGCATCGTTGAGGTGCCGGTCAGTTATTATCCGCGCATTGGGAAGTCGAAGATCAGCGGTACGCTGAAGGGCACTGTGGGGGCGGCGTGGTTCATCCTCAGCCTGATCGTGCGCTATTATTTCCGGCATCGAAGGGCCGGAGTGCCACGGCCAGCGTGA
- a CDS encoding TIGR04282 family arsenosugar biosynthesis glycosyltransferase: MESSSKVTAHSSKRDRRLVVMAKAPRPGMVKTRLAQSLPVEAVTELYCCLLDDTMALARSLGTVEVAIMCPASDVEELTRLARGVVDVVAQKGQGLAAGLTSVFAHFAASGRQGVVAFNSDSPHLPASVLESAFETLTGHDLVVGPTHDGGYYLVGAKAAHPALFHGDGMGTTSALEALLARARGLQLSVGFTDPFYDIDVEGDLTRLAAELRLAPARAPRTAVWLKQWEQAVAQLRPGTGDL; encoded by the coding sequence ATGGAATCCTCCAGCAAAGTTACAGCACATTCGTCCAAAAGGGACCGCAGGCTGGTTGTCATGGCAAAAGCACCCAGGCCGGGCATGGTCAAGACCCGTTTAGCTCAGAGCCTTCCAGTTGAAGCGGTCACCGAGCTCTATTGCTGCCTTTTGGATGACACAATGGCACTAGCGCGCTCGTTGGGTACTGTGGAGGTTGCCATTATGTGCCCTGCTTCGGATGTCGAAGAGCTCACGCGGTTGGCGCGAGGTGTGGTGGATGTCGTAGCGCAGAAAGGGCAAGGCCTTGCGGCTGGCCTGACCTCGGTGTTTGCACACTTCGCAGCGTCTGGCCGGCAAGGCGTCGTTGCCTTCAACAGCGACAGCCCGCATCTGCCGGCTTCAGTTCTTGAAAGCGCGTTCGAGACGCTCACCGGGCACGACCTGGTTGTTGGACCGACACATGATGGCGGCTACTATCTCGTAGGGGCCAAGGCCGCCCATCCAGCGCTTTTCCATGGCGACGGCATGGGCACTACGAGCGCGCTTGAGGCCTTGCTGGCGCGCGCTCGCGGACTACAGCTTTCCGTCGGTTTCACGGATCCCTTCTACGACATCGACGTGGAGGGCGACTTAACTCGGCTGGCCGCGGAATTGCGGCTCGCTCCGGCCAGGGCGCCACGAACCGCGGTCTGGCTGAAACAGTGGGAACAGGCGGTGGCACAGTTGCGGCCGGGCACGGGAGACCTGTGA